The following coding sequences lie in one Vicugna pacos chromosome 5, VicPac4, whole genome shotgun sequence genomic window:
- the CCDC195 gene encoding putative coiled-coil domain-containing protein 195: MEANTQLMRVIQEMRAEIHELEKENQALRRRLTSSGQRTPGSGEESGDEKEEEVTDLGNPGKAPGQPPAAHHGGVSTDSAPAVREHPGNVMIVRRYSISSLSHSLAANDPWKAGKKLPNCETVEAQGIVESSACSSIKKQDNEEKMFAPDSFTSSSSSQRAFPEHVFGFRDKIKTVSFLLPTNMSSYSKTSSSLKNSPNQTTNQLSTITE; the protein is encoded by the exons ATGGAAGCGAATACCCAGCTCATGAGAGTCATCCAGGAAATGCGGGCGGAGATCCACGAGCTGGAGAAGGAGAATCAAGCCCTCCGGAGGAGGCTGACTTCAAGTGGTCAGAGAACCCCAGGCTCAGGGGAAGAATCCGGagatgaaaaggaagaggaagtcaCAGACCTTGGTAACCCTGGAAAAGCGCCTGGACAACCTCCAGCAGCCCATCATGGTGGTGTTTCCACTGATTCGGCCCCAGCTGTGAGGGAACACCCAG GTAATGTCATGATTGTGAGACGTTATTCCATTTCCTCACTAAGTCATTCATTAGCTGCAAATGATCCGTGGAAAGCTGGGAAGAAACTTCCAAATTGTGAAACTGTAGAAGCACAAGGAATAGTGGAATCATCAGCATGTTCTTCAATTAAGAAGCAAGACAATGAAGAAAAAATGTTTGCCCCAGATTCTTTTACCAGCAGTAGTTCCAGCCAAAGAGCCTTTCCCGAGCATGTCTTTGGTTTCAG GGACAAGATAAAAACAGTCAGTTTCCTGTTACCCACGAACATGTCTTCATATTCCAAAACTTCAAGTTCCTTGAAGAACTCACCAAATCAGACCACAAACCAGTTAAGTACCATTACAGAATAG